The DNA segment CTTTCTAGGCCATAATTATCCTCATGCTCTGAGACATCCCTAATAAATATACCGCTATCCGTTATTTTTGATCTAATCTCATCAATGGAGCTTACTGATTTGTCTGTATCCTTTCCATTCATCTCAGCCTTTCCTAAAATCGGATTAACGTCAGCTATCTTCGCATTGGTAGCAAATACAGTTACGCTGCCTGCAATTAACGCGGCCGACCGGGTTAACCCCCTAATATTGGACACAGCACCTCTTATTCGAATGATTGCATAGAATCGCTCGATGTTTCATAGTTTTTCATCTGATGACGATCATGCCTTACACGTTGATTTCCTTGGGTCTTACATTGCCTTGCCGGACTGCTTCCATGTATTCGTACGGCGACATATCATATATGCTTCCATGGATGCGATTGCGATTGTAATTGTAGATAAAACCGCTAACGATCTTATATGCCTGTTGGTAGCTCTCAAAATCGTGGCGCTGGTAACATTCCGATTCAAGGATCGAGTGAAAAGACTCGATGTGGGCGTTCTTATTCGGCGTCTTAGGCGGTATTCGTTCGTGGATAATTCCAAACTGTTCACAAGCCTCCGCAAACCGATGGCTAATGAACTGTGGACCGTTATCCGATCGAATAATTGGTCGATTCGCCTTGTCAAAGAGCTGGCGCTTCATTAGTGCCTCCTGCGTGATTTGAACCAGATCCTTAGCCTCGCAGGACAAGCCATGATGATAAGCAACAATTGCTCGGTCGAACACATCGATGATGCTCATCAGGAAGAAAAAGCGCTGTTCACCTTCGAGCCAACCATACTTAATATCCGTTTCCCACAGTTGATTGGAAGCGGTAATGACTTTGTTATTTGCGAGTCGTTTCGGATGCTTGGCCTTGAGCTTCCGCTGAGGGCGAAGCACATTCATTTTCTTGCACAGCCGATAGACTTTCTTCTTGTTAATCACAAGGTGGTGCTGGCGCCTCAGCATCTTTGTCAGCTTGCGGTATCCGTAGACAGACGTGTACTCATCGGCCAACAGCTCCATGATCCACTCACAGATTTGCTCATCGCTAATTCGCTTGTTGTCTTGCGTATATGAGTAACCAGGCGCGGAGCGACCGTTCCTGAGGATTCGCTCAGTTTGCTGATTCGGGCGATTCACATGTGCATAATATGTGGAACGCTCCACTTCCAGAATGCGCAGCACAAGGCTGATTGAATAGCCCTGCATGATGTATTTCTGCGAAATTTCTATTTTATCCGCAAGTGTGGGTTCGTTTTTTTTAACAGGTCACGGAGGATTTCCCTCTCTAGCGCCTGCTCTGCATAGAGCTTCTTGAGTTTCTCGTGCTCCTTCTCCAAGGCTGCATAATCTGAGGCTGTAGGAACGAATGAAGCATGCTTCAAAGCATCGCCATCCAATTCGTCAAGATCCTTGCGTTTCAATTCTCTTGCCCAGCGCAGCACCATCTTCGGATCAAGATCATGCTGCCTGGCTACTGCCGTCATATTGCCGATTTCATGCCCCTTGGATACAACCTTTTTCTTGAAGTTCAGATCATACCGTTTTCTTTCCATTGCGTTCCCCTCCGACTGATTTCATTCTATCGGAATAAGGGGTGTACTGTCCAAGTTCATTTGGGGGCTAAATAGCGACAAACAGAGGGTTAACGCCGTTGTCTGCTTAAATTTCATGATGGATACAATCCTTTCCCTTGTAGAATGGTTACTAAATCCATAATTAAAGGAGGCCACCTTTGAATTTCTCTCTGCCATATGAATAAGAGATAAAGCATAGCTAGATTTTTCTTGCTCCCCTAAGGTTCGTATTACCCTCTCATCACAAGTAAGTTCTAAATCTCTAATCATGAGGAAATGCATAAGCCACACGAGTGGATTAAACCAGTAACAGCAGAGAATAACTGCAGAAAATACCCTCCATAGAATATCTAAATGCTTTATATGCATCTTCTCATGCGTAAGGATATACTTTAAAAGCTTTTCATCTTGCAAATCCAAAGATTTGGGCAATATTATCTTTGGCTTTATGAAGCCGCAAGCTATAGGAGATATCAAACGATCTGAAGTCATAACTTGAATTCGACGAATGAACTTCTGCTGACTGAGCCATTTATCAATAAAAAATTGATTGCGTATAGGCAGTGCCGTCTTTAAATCTTTGTTGTTTTTGTAGAAATTCACTGCAAAAAAAATCCCCAGCGAGATTGTCCCAACAAACCAGATGACTGTTATAGTATCAAGAGAGAGCCTACCTTGACCAAAAGAAATGTCTTGAGTTAGAGGCCTTAAGCCCTCTTCTGTGTCCAAAAGTATTCTTTCTATGATGCCATTTGTTTGTCCTGCGGGATCGCGATTCACTCGTGAGGTTATATCGTTTAATATTGTGTTTATATTCCATTTAGACAAAATGGAATGAGGAATAGCCAATCTGAACAGGGCAATACCCCAGAGTATTAAAAACACTTTCTTCGGCACTTTATGGATTAACAGAGCCCTCAAGCACACTATGACAATAATGAAAATTCCTACAGAAATACTTCTCTCAATTAAAAATAAACTCATCTCCGCACCTCACTTTTTCAGATTCTCAACGATTTGCTTTAATTTTTCGATCTCCGAATCTGATAAATTATTTGCGTTGATGAAGGACGAGAAAAACAACTCCGTAGAACCATTAAACATCTTATTAATAAGTCCGATCGTCTCCTGTTCCTGTACTTGTTCCCTTGAAATCAAGGCTTTACATATAAACTGGGGATCTGTTCTTTGGACGGCTCCCTTATCGACCAGTTTTTTAATTACCGTGTAAGTCGTATTTCGGTTCCAGCCAATATCATCCTTGAGTATCTTTGCAAGTTGCCCGGCTGCTAATGCTCCTTGGCTCCACAGCACCTCCATCACCTTTAACTCCGCATCAAATAATTTCATTTTTCCACCTCCATTTGATTATTGTGCTAGTCATAGATACATACTACTCTGATAGTCATTACTTTTCAATACTTTTCCT comes from the Paenibacillus lentus genome and includes:
- a CDS encoding IS3 family transposase, yielding MQGYSISLVLRILEVERSTYYAHVNRPNQQTERILRNGRSAPGYSYTQDNKRISDEQICEWIMELLADEYTSVYGYRKLTKMLRRQHHLVINKKKVYRLCKKMNVLRPQRKLKAKHPKRLANNKVITASNQLWETDIKYGWLEGEQRFFFLMSIIDVFDRAIVAYHHGLSCEAKDLVQITQEALMKRQLFDKANRPIIRSDNGPQFISHRFAEACEQFGIIHERIPPKTPNKNAHIESFHSILESECYQRHDFESYQQAYKIVSGFIYNYNRNRIHGSIYDMSPYEYMEAVRQGNVRPKEINV
- a CDS encoding transposase; this translates as MERKRYDLNFKKKVVSKGHEIGNMTAVARQHDLDPKMVLRWARELKRKDLDELDGDALKHASFVPTASDYAALEKEHEKLKKLYAEQALEREILRDLLKKTNPHLRIK
- a CDS encoding M56 family metallopeptidase, which gives rise to MSLFLIERSISVGIFIIVIVCLRALLIHKVPKKVFLILWGIALFRLAIPHSILSKWNINTILNDITSRVNRDPAGQTNGIIERILLDTEEGLRPLTQDISFGQGRLSLDTITVIWFVGTISLGIFFAVNFYKNNKDLKTALPIRNQFFIDKWLSQQKFIRRIQVMTSDRLISPIACGFIKPKIILPKSLDLQDEKLLKYILTHEKMHIKHLDILWRVFSAVILCCYWFNPLVWLMHFLMIRDLELTCDERVIRTLGEQEKSSYALSLIHMAERNSKVASFNYGFSNHSTRERIVSIMKFKQTTALTLCLSLFSPQMNLDSTPLIPIE
- a CDS encoding BlaI/MecI/CopY family transcriptional regulator, with product MKLFDAELKVMEVLWSQGALAAGQLAKILKDDIGWNRNTTYTVIKKLVDKGAVQRTDPQFICKALISREQVQEQETIGLINKMFNGSTELFFSSFINANNLSDSEIEKLKQIVENLKK